A part of Bacteroidota bacterium genomic DNA contains:
- the murA gene encoding UDP-N-acetylglucosamine 1-carboxyvinyltransferase: MSGSFVVTGGKKLKGEITPQGAKNEALQILCAVLLTPEKVTISNIPAIRDVLALIEILKDLGVKVEQLNEDTYTFQADNINLDYLKSDAYKKKGAALRGSIMTLGPLLTRFKKAFIPKPGGDKIGRRRLDTHFFGFEKLGAKFNYDSNESFYSVEAAHLKGAMMLLDEPSVTGTANIVMTAVMAKGKTTIFNAACEPYLQQLCEMLNRMGAKITGVGSNLLYIEGVEYLKGTEHRMLPDMIEIGSFIGLAAMTQSELTIKNCRIDMLGNIIPVFQKLGIQIEFRGDDIYVPAQERYEINRFIDGSILTVADGPWPLFTPDLVSIVLVIATQAKGSVLIHQKMFESRLFFVDKLIDMGAQIILCDPHRATVIGIDRAYKLRGITMTSPDIRAGVALLIAAMSAEGKSTINNIEQIDRGYQKIDERLNKLGAEIVRV; this comes from the coding sequence ATGTCAGGTTCATTTGTAGTTACCGGCGGTAAAAAACTCAAAGGCGAAATCACCCCGCAGGGTGCCAAGAATGAAGCATTGCAGATTCTCTGCGCTGTTTTGCTTACCCCCGAGAAAGTTACGATTAGCAATATTCCCGCCATTCGGGATGTGTTGGCTTTGATAGAAATACTCAAAGACCTGGGGGTGAAGGTGGAGCAGTTGAATGAAGACACCTACACTTTTCAGGCTGATAATATCAATCTCGATTACCTTAAATCAGATGCTTATAAAAAGAAAGGTGCGGCTTTGCGAGGCTCTATCATGACCCTTGGCCCATTGTTAACCCGCTTTAAAAAAGCATTCATTCCAAAACCAGGCGGAGACAAAATAGGAAGAAGAAGATTAGATACTCACTTCTTTGGTTTTGAAAAACTGGGAGCTAAATTCAATTATGATAGCAATGAAAGTTTCTATAGTGTAGAAGCTGCTCATTTGAAAGGCGCTATGATGTTGCTGGATGAGCCATCGGTAACCGGAACAGCTAATATTGTCATGACGGCGGTTATGGCGAAAGGGAAGACCACCATTTTCAATGCTGCTTGTGAACCCTATCTACAGCAACTGTGCGAAATGTTGAACCGCATGGGTGCCAAAATCACCGGAGTGGGATCCAACTTGCTATACATTGAAGGGGTCGAATATTTGAAAGGGACAGAGCATCGCATGTTACCGGACATGATAGAAATTGGAAGTTTCATCGGTCTGGCAGCCATGACTCAAAGTGAATTGACTATAAAGAATTGTCGGATAGATATGCTGGGAAATATAATCCCGGTGTTTCAAAAGCTCGGCATTCAAATAGAATTTCGTGGCGATGATATTTACGTGCCTGCACAAGAGCGATATGAAATCAACCGCTTTATTGACGGTTCTATTTTGACAGTAGCCGATGGCCCCTGGCCTCTTTTCACTCCTGATCTTGTTTCCATTGTATTGGTGATTGCCACGCAAGCAAAGGGGAGTGTGTTGATTCATCAAAAGATGTTTGAAAGCCGATTGTTCTTTGTAGATAAACTGATTGACATGGGAGCACAGATCATTCTATGTGATCCACATCGGGCCACCGTCATTGGGATTGACCGCGCCTATAAACTTCGCGGCATCACGATGACTTCGCCTGATATTCGTGCTGGCGTAGCCCTGCTGATTGCGGCGATGAGTGCGGAAGGAAAATCAACTATCAATAACATTGAACAGATTGATCGAGGTTACCAAAAGATAGATGAGCGCTTAAACAAACTGGGCGCTGAAATAGTGCGCGTTTGA